The Deltaproteobacteria bacterium genome window below encodes:
- a CDS encoding L,D-transpeptidase family protein, whose protein sequence is MLASTVRRPTVITAIATGAIALTAWACDPAPSEPAAADGQPTASPEGSDGGDAGAIDAAVPTPADGEPAPTPADAAPAQRTATVPRPALDPRGATTALERALLARVGATAADSLELRRASRAMMIYAEPSFGAKFRGKLPHGQSFAVFEHVDGDRECAGGRWARVGVAAFVCLEHTDARAKPPTELPRLARGQLTPFYYARVKRKDASGAHPAAPRWSSRTAMNAGAAPVDHLVPDHDYAFDYRRPSRGGAVLVDGAHRVVREADVRRLEPSAFAGRDVVASPLPEQGRLAWSIAWPAALVRADASPDAAVVGRLPLQAELFVEDRVVRRRGVEWVAVVGETAGWVDASEIRRWFEAARPDGIGDEELWIDVELEQQTLAVMLGDAPLFVTMIASGNHKHPTPQGIFRIKTKMATSTMDSQPGDEEAYAVEAVPWAQFFYKRYGLHGTFWHNRFGRRTSHGCVNLSARDAALVYAMTTPDPLPGWQMAFEHAREPGTVVRVRKLDAAVTDRRNELETDDEAMLEAAR, encoded by the coding sequence GTGCTCGCGTCCACCGTGCGTCGCCCGACCGTGATCACCGCGATCGCAACCGGCGCGATCGCACTGACCGCGTGGGCGTGCGACCCCGCGCCGAGCGAACCCGCGGCCGCGGATGGCCAGCCGACCGCATCGCCCGAGGGATCCGACGGTGGCGACGCCGGTGCGATCGATGCCGCCGTGCCGACGCCCGCCGACGGCGAGCCTGCGCCGACGCCAGCCGACGCTGCACCCGCGCAGCGGACCGCGACCGTGCCGCGGCCGGCGCTCGACCCCCGCGGTGCCACGACCGCGCTCGAGCGCGCGCTGCTGGCCCGCGTGGGCGCCACCGCAGCCGATTCGCTCGAGCTACGCCGCGCGTCGCGGGCGATGATGATCTACGCAGAGCCGAGCTTCGGCGCGAAGTTCCGCGGCAAGCTCCCGCACGGCCAGAGCTTCGCGGTGTTCGAGCATGTCGACGGTGATCGCGAGTGTGCCGGTGGTCGCTGGGCGCGGGTCGGCGTGGCAGCGTTCGTCTGCCTCGAGCACACCGATGCCCGCGCGAAGCCGCCGACCGAGCTGCCCCGACTCGCGCGCGGCCAGCTGACGCCGTTCTATTACGCCCGCGTGAAGCGCAAGGACGCCAGCGGAGCCCACCCCGCTGCGCCCCGCTGGAGCTCGCGCACGGCGATGAACGCCGGCGCCGCACCGGTCGATCACCTGGTGCCCGATCACGACTACGCCTTCGACTACCGGCGACCGAGCCGCGGTGGAGCGGTGCTCGTCGATGGCGCTCACCGGGTCGTGCGCGAGGCCGACGTGCGCCGCCTCGAGCCCAGCGCGTTCGCTGGCCGCGACGTGGTCGCATCGCCGCTGCCCGAGCAGGGTCGCTTGGCGTGGAGCATCGCGTGGCCGGCCGCGCTGGTGCGCGCCGACGCCTCACCCGACGCCGCGGTGGTCGGGCGCCTGCCGCTGCAGGCCGAGCTGTTCGTCGAAGATCGCGTGGTCCGACGGCGCGGGGTCGAGTGGGTCGCGGTCGTCGGCGAGACCGCCGGCTGGGTCGACGCCAGCGAGATCCGGCGGTGGTTCGAGGCCGCGCGCCCCGACGGCATCGGCGACGAAGAGCTGTGGATCGACGTCGAGCTCGAGCAGCAGACCCTGGCGGTGATGCTCGGCGACGCGCCGCTGTTCGTGACGATGATCGCCAGCGGCAACCACAAGCACCCCACGCCCCAGGGCATCTTCCGCATCAAGACCAAGATGGCGACCTCGACGATGGACTCGCAGCCGGGCGACGAGGAGGCCTACGCGGTCGAGGCGGTGCCGTGGGCGCAGTTCTTCTACAAGCGCTACGGTCTGCACGGCACCTTCTGGCACAACCGCTTCGGCCGCCGCACCAGCCATGGTTGCGTCAACTTGTCGGCCCGTGACGCCGCGCTGGTCTACGCGATGACCACGCCCGATCCGCTGCCAGGGTGGCAGATGGCCTTCGAACACGCGCGCGAGCCCGGCACCGTGGTGCGCGTGCGCAAGCTGGACGCCGCCGTCACGGACCGCCGCAACGAGCTCGAGACCGACGACGAGGCGATGCTCGAGGCTGCGCGCTAG
- a CDS encoding MoxR family ATPase has translation MQPQESWRGTPRYIVSEELGTAVDVAVHLGRPLLVKGEPGTGKTLLAVNLAAARGVPLERWQIKSTTKAVEGLYTYDTVRRLHDSRFGTGEVADIAHYIELGPLGRAFDRGEPCVVLIDEVDKADLEFPNDLLHELDTMSFTIPETGRTVTAKRRPIVIITSNNEKELPDAFLRRCVFHFIEFPDRELMTRIVRVHHPDLDDALLAGALEAFYRLRGTDGLRKPPSTSELIDWISALRFADIAPAKLLGAGLPFLGTLLKKETDVETVSRTRRR, from the coding sequence ATGCAACCGCAAGAATCCTGGCGAGGCACGCCCCGCTACATCGTCTCGGAGGAGCTCGGCACCGCGGTCGACGTCGCGGTCCACCTCGGTCGCCCGTTGTTGGTCAAGGGCGAGCCCGGCACCGGCAAGACCCTGCTCGCCGTGAACCTCGCCGCCGCGCGCGGCGTGCCGCTCGAGCGCTGGCAGATCAAGTCGACCACCAAGGCGGTCGAGGGCCTCTACACCTACGACACCGTGCGGCGCCTGCACGACAGCCGCTTCGGCACCGGCGAGGTCGCCGACATCGCGCACTACATCGAGCTGGGCCCGCTGGGCCGGGCCTTCGATCGCGGTGAGCCCTGCGTGGTGCTGATCGACGAGGTCGACAAGGCCGATCTCGAGTTCCCCAACGACCTGCTGCACGAGCTCGACACCATGAGCTTCACGATTCCGGAGACCGGTCGCACGGTCACCGCGAAGCGGCGCCCGATCGTCATCATCACCAGCAACAACGAGAAGGAGCTGCCGGACGCGTTCCTGCGGCGCTGCGTGTTTCATTTCATCGAGTTCCCCGATCGCGAGCTGATGACGCGCATCGTACGGGTGCATCATCCCGATCTCGACGACGCGCTGCTGGCCGGCGCGCTGGAGGCATTCTATCGCCTGCGCGGCACCGATGGCCTGCGCAAGCCGCCGTCCACCAGCGAGCTCATCGACTGGATCTCGGCGCTGCGCTTCGCCGACATCGCGCCGGCCAAGCTGCTCGGCGCTGGGCTGCCGTTCCTCGGCACCCTGCTCAAGAAGGAAACCGACGTCGAGACCGTCAGCCGCACCCGCCGGCGCTGA
- a CDS encoding ABC-F family ATP-binding cassette domain-containing protein, with protein sequence MSLVVVESVSLAFGKKELVAGLDLRIAAGDRVGLVGPNGSGKSSLMRLLAGEMRPDAGAVRMRRQLRVGYLPQDLDVQGGKTLLASVLSAVPGRAELDAECQRAEQEFAAAEAEGDEARILAAAEWIGEVHGRIASFEQDYSEHEAKRILAGLGFKARDEARDLGEFSGGWKMRGALAGLLFQRPELLLLDEPTNHLDLPTVAWFGEFLRAYPHGFVLICHDREFLNEQINRVVSLEPEGVRQYRGDYESYVKQRAEEEVVLANQAKNLAREREKAEQFIERFRAQANKAKAVQSRVKQLAKMDEVQTLQHRETLRFAFAPTERGGAEPLRTAGLRKAYGEHVVLRDVAVRVARGDRIAIIGVNGAGKTTLLKLLAGELSPNAGEIILGHKAKLGYYAQHHADTLDPRRTVLETVAEGGELSNTRVRTLLGAFLFHDEDVDKPIAVLSGGERARVALARLLVDPGNVLLMDEPTNHLDLDSSEALAAALSSFDGTLVFVSHNRSFVRKLATKIWNVEDGHVEVYPGTLDEYLDAHRGSTAAARAAKPTREPEPTLAVAPAQRDGGVTRAPAAAAVAKNAGNDKARRRAEAESRAQRSRLVAPLRKRVAQLEADIERLESAQRERNLDLARPETYADAARRNALLTEYQRDADALANATAAWELAVAELEAADAP encoded by the coding sequence ATGAGCCTGGTCGTCGTCGAGTCGGTCTCGCTGGCCTTCGGCAAGAAGGAGCTGGTCGCAGGTCTCGACCTGCGCATCGCCGCCGGCGATCGCGTGGGCTTGGTCGGCCCCAATGGCTCGGGCAAGAGCAGCCTCATGCGCCTGCTGGCTGGCGAGATGCGACCCGACGCCGGCGCGGTCCGGATGCGTCGGCAGCTGCGGGTGGGCTACCTGCCCCAGGACCTCGACGTGCAGGGCGGCAAGACGCTGCTCGCGAGCGTGCTGTCGGCGGTGCCGGGGCGCGCGGAGCTCGACGCCGAGTGCCAGCGCGCCGAGCAGGAGTTCGCGGCCGCGGAGGCCGAGGGCGACGAGGCTCGCATCCTCGCCGCGGCGGAGTGGATCGGCGAGGTGCACGGCCGCATCGCCAGCTTCGAGCAGGACTACTCGGAGCACGAGGCCAAGCGCATCCTCGCGGGCCTCGGCTTCAAGGCCCGCGACGAGGCCCGCGACCTCGGCGAGTTCTCGGGCGGATGGAAGATGCGCGGCGCGCTGGCGGGCCTGCTGTTCCAGCGCCCGGAGCTGCTGCTGCTCGACGAGCCCACCAACCACCTCGACCTGCCGACGGTGGCGTGGTTCGGTGAGTTCCTGCGGGCGTACCCCCACGGCTTCGTGCTCATCTGTCACGACCGCGAGTTCCTGAACGAGCAGATCAACCGCGTGGTCTCGCTCGAGCCCGAGGGCGTGCGTCAGTACCGCGGCGACTACGAGTCCTACGTCAAGCAGCGCGCCGAGGAAGAGGTCGTGCTCGCGAACCAGGCCAAGAACCTCGCGCGAGAGCGCGAGAAGGCCGAGCAGTTCATCGAGCGCTTCCGGGCCCAGGCCAACAAGGCCAAGGCGGTGCAGAGCCGCGTCAAGCAGCTCGCGAAGATGGACGAGGTGCAGACGCTACAGCACCGCGAGACCCTGCGATTCGCATTCGCGCCGACCGAGCGCGGCGGCGCGGAGCCGCTGCGCACCGCCGGCTTGCGCAAGGCCTACGGCGAGCACGTGGTGTTGCGCGACGTCGCCGTGCGTGTCGCACGGGGCGATCGCATCGCCATCATCGGTGTCAACGGCGCCGGCAAGACCACGCTGCTCAAGCTGCTGGCGGGCGAGCTGTCGCCCAATGCCGGCGAGATCATCCTCGGACACAAGGCCAAGCTCGGCTACTACGCGCAGCACCACGCCGACACGCTCGATCCGCGGCGCACCGTGCTCGAGACGGTCGCCGAGGGCGGTGAGCTGTCGAACACCCGCGTGCGCACGCTGCTGGGCGCGTTCCTGTTCCACGACGAGGACGTCGACAAGCCCATCGCGGTGCTCTCGGGCGGCGAGCGGGCCCGCGTGGCGCTGGCGCGGCTGCTGGTCGATCCGGGCAACGTGTTGCTGATGGACGAGCCCACCAACCACCTCGATCTCGACTCCAGCGAGGCACTCGCCGCCGCGCTGTCGAGCTTCGACGGCACGCTGGTGTTCGTGAGCCACAACCGCAGCTTCGTGCGCAAGCTGGCGACCAAGATCTGGAACGTCGAGGACGGCCACGTCGAGGTCTATCCCGGCACGCTCGACGAGTATCTCGACGCGCACCGGGGCAGCACCGCAGCGGCTCGCGCGGCCAAGCCGACCCGCGAACCCGAGCCGACCCTCGCGGTCGCGCCCGCGCAGCGCGACGGCGGCGTGACGCGAGCGCCGGCCGCCGCCGCCGTGGCCAAGAACGCCGGCAACGACAAGGCCCGCCGCCGTGCCGAGGCCGAGAGCCGGGCGCAGCGCAGCCGGCTGGTCGCGCCGCTGCGCAAGCGGGTGGCACAGCTCGAGGCCGACATCGAGCGGCTCGAGTCGGCGCAGCGCGAGCGCAACCTGGACCTCGCGCGGCCCGAGACCTACGCCGACGCGGCGCGACGCAACGCCCTGCTCACCGAGTACCAGCGCGACGCCGACGCCCTCGCCAACGCGACGGCGGCCTGGGAGCTCGCGGTCGCGGAGCTCGAGGCCGCCGACGCGCCGTAG
- a CDS encoding VWA domain-containing protein yields the protein MFIDFFQALRRRGVPVTTHNWLALVQAVIDGLHGQQLDGFYRVARCLCCASEQHYDGFDQAFAEVFRGVVGDGAAVLAELDEFLRDPKKLAFLDPALRAALQSLDLETLRRMFEERLAEQRKRHEGGNRWIGTGGTSPFGQGGVHPSGVRMGGSGGGRSALAVADARRFRAYRSDLVLDTRQIAAALRRLRKMARKGDELELDVPETVDATARNCGDLEIAWKPPRKNDVRVLLMMDVGGSMDPFAQWVSQLFSAASRGGGFRELKAYYFHNCVYGRVYEDAAFTRGIATTELLRDLDHSWRLVMVGDAYMHPGELMMSSSDWWQGGGGPVGITWLARLADRFPHAAWLNPEKPDIWDAPTIAEVRRVFAMFPLTLDGLGDMVAHLRRPPSPARSQLVHQLAHGESLPSRPRNDY from the coding sequence ATGTTCATCGACTTCTTCCAGGCTTTGCGTCGCCGTGGCGTCCCCGTCACCACCCACAACTGGTTGGCGCTGGTGCAGGCGGTGATCGACGGCCTGCACGGTCAGCAGCTCGACGGCTTCTACCGGGTCGCGCGCTGCCTGTGCTGCGCCAGCGAGCAGCACTACGACGGCTTCGATCAGGCCTTCGCGGAGGTGTTCCGCGGCGTGGTCGGTGACGGTGCCGCCGTGCTCGCCGAGCTCGACGAATTCCTGCGCGATCCGAAGAAGCTGGCCTTCCTCGATCCGGCGCTGCGCGCCGCGCTGCAGTCGCTCGACCTCGAGACGCTGCGGCGAATGTTCGAGGAGCGCCTCGCCGAGCAACGCAAGCGCCACGAGGGCGGCAACCGCTGGATCGGCACCGGCGGGACATCGCCGTTCGGCCAAGGCGGCGTGCACCCCAGCGGCGTGCGCATGGGCGGCAGCGGCGGTGGTCGCAGCGCGCTGGCGGTCGCCGATGCCCGTCGCTTCCGCGCCTATCGCAGCGACCTGGTGCTCGACACCCGTCAGATCGCCGCCGCGCTGAGACGGCTGCGGAAGATGGCCCGCAAGGGCGACGAGCTCGAGCTCGATGTGCCCGAGACCGTCGATGCCACCGCACGCAACTGCGGCGACCTCGAGATCGCCTGGAAGCCGCCGCGCAAGAACGACGTCCGCGTGCTGCTGATGATGGACGTCGGCGGCAGCATGGACCCGTTCGCGCAGTGGGTCAGCCAGCTGTTCTCGGCGGCCAGTCGCGGCGGTGGGTTCCGCGAACTCAAGGCCTACTACTTCCACAACTGCGTGTACGGGCGCGTCTACGAGGACGCCGCGTTCACGCGCGGCATCGCGACCACCGAGCTGCTGCGGGACCTCGATCACAGCTGGCGCCTGGTGATGGTCGGCGATGCGTACATGCACCCGGGCGAGCTCATGATGTCGTCGTCGGATTGGTGGCAGGGCGGTGGCGGTCCGGTCGGAATCACCTGGCTGGCGCGGCTGGCCGATCGCTTCCCCCACGCGGCGTGGCTCAACCCCGAGAAGCCCGACATCTGGGACGCGCCGACCATCGCCGAGGTGCGCCGGGTGTTCGCGATGTTCCCGTTGACCCTGGACGGGCTCGGCGACATGGTCGCGCACCTGCGACGTCCGCCGTCGCCGGCCCGCTCGCAGCTCGTGCACCAGCTCGCCCACGGCGAGTCGCTGCCCTCGCGGCCGCGCAACGACTACTGA
- a CDS encoding trypsin-like peptidase domain-containing protein, producing the protein MGNPRRRVGAGATSTSRLALVAVVGLSGCAASRARSFGDVIVHEGSTRPRGGAPSQLSRSRQAVAVIETDVGRGMGFVVDPNGYLITNRHVIEDADHIVSVSFPEIEPSRTYEGVSVVYTDPEHDLALLQIETDDELPYLPLATRKVVPVGRYLHETDDVLTFRRGDEGGEWLSLDRGKVDRLAVYNPVAGKGAFVGVSAPIQRGQSGGPVLDDAGRAVGVVTWIWRDKEGGFAIPIAEANRMLAERPHLDRNDEKVARAESRSRNFLTALGRGDVEGARQLTSPSFARKVRGEAVSAIMGAIESDGMPVMQGFIAAVESLVISDHLTREVAFDRLREMVSRTGTEAFRGELGVADVLPPSQVVTFFFEFGQAYFAAREFGQQEPEAALATAMQRLQTIDAARTFALADAMQTLGGTSVEIDEVELVPAAYAPRALVTLKGQRAPSADDETVAAGAAPQQIAVHMRLEWGDWYVASVGRAVVAEADED; encoded by the coding sequence GTGGGCAACCCTCGACGACGCGTGGGCGCTGGCGCGACTTCCACTTCGCGGCTGGCGCTGGTCGCGGTCGTCGGGCTCTCGGGATGCGCAGCCTCGCGCGCCCGCAGCTTCGGTGACGTCATCGTGCACGAGGGCTCGACGCGGCCCCGTGGCGGCGCGCCCTCGCAGCTGTCGCGATCGCGTCAGGCGGTGGCGGTGATCGAGACCGACGTCGGCCGCGGCATGGGCTTCGTGGTCGACCCCAACGGCTACCTCATCACCAATCGCCACGTGATCGAGGACGCCGATCACATCGTCTCGGTGAGCTTCCCCGAGATCGAGCCCTCCCGTACCTACGAGGGCGTGTCGGTGGTCTACACCGATCCCGAGCACGACCTCGCGCTCCTGCAGATCGAGACCGACGACGAGCTGCCGTACCTGCCGTTGGCGACGCGCAAGGTCGTGCCGGTGGGGCGCTACCTGCACGAGACCGACGACGTGTTGACCTTCCGCCGCGGCGACGAGGGTGGCGAGTGGCTCTCGCTCGATCGCGGCAAGGTCGATCGCCTCGCGGTCTACAACCCGGTCGCGGGCAAGGGTGCGTTCGTCGGGGTCTCGGCGCCGATCCAGCGCGGCCAGAGCGGCGGCCCGGTGCTCGACGACGCCGGCCGTGCGGTCGGCGTGGTCACGTGGATCTGGCGCGACAAGGAGGGCGGCTTCGCGATCCCGATCGCAGAGGCCAACCGCATGCTCGCCGAGCGTCCCCACCTCGATCGCAACGACGAGAAGGTCGCCCGCGCCGAATCGCGATCGCGCAACTTCCTCACCGCGCTGGGCCGCGGCGACGTCGAGGGCGCGCGACAGCTGACCTCGCCGAGCTTCGCCCGCAAGGTCCGCGGCGAGGCGGTCTCGGCCATCATGGGCGCGATCGAGTCCGACGGCATGCCCGTGATGCAGGGCTTCATCGCGGCGGTGGAGTCGCTGGTCATCAGCGACCACCTCACGCGCGAGGTCGCCTTCGATCGCCTGCGCGAGATGGTCTCGCGCACCGGCACCGAGGCCTTCCGCGGCGAGCTGGGCGTCGCCGACGTGCTGCCGCCGAGCCAGGTGGTCACGTTCTTCTTCGAGTTCGGTCAGGCCTACTTCGCGGCTCGCGAGTTCGGCCAGCAGGAGCCCGAGGCCGCGCTCGCGACCGCGATGCAGCGGCTGCAGACGATCGACGCCGCGCGAACGTTCGCACTCGCCGACGCGATGCAGACCCTGGGCGGCACCTCGGTCGAGATCGACGAGGTCGAGCTGGTGCCGGCCGCCTACGCGCCGCGTGCCCTGGTGACGCTCAAGGGACAGCGCGCCCCCAGTGCCGACGACGAGACCGTCGCCGCCGGTGCGGCGCCGCAACAGATTGCGGTGCACATGCGGCTCGAGTGGGGCGATTGGTACGTCGCCTCGGTCGGGCGCGCCGTGGTCGCCGAGGCCGACGAGGACTGA
- a CDS encoding ABC transporter ATP-binding protein has protein sequence MRIRLAGVGKSYDGHGWALRGVDLEVRSGSILGLIGPNGAGKSTALRMIATVLEPSEGTIEIDGIRPDDAERQQALRRRIGFLGDGNPLYKQLTPREYLRFFGQCFRMDEAALAPAIDRTLETFALRGKADVPAGELSKGMRQRLLIARCLLHAPDLLILDEPADGLDPRGRSDLRRILDDVRRRGVTVVVSSHILRELDDLCDEVAILQQGKIVVKGPVADIIDRYEVARFVYQLRVLPGGVEPAIAVLARHRALIESQGEVDELPALSVQIHGGEAGMADVLAELVTAGVRVVTCSRVRSRLEDVYDRLSEDRVN, from the coding sequence ATGCGGATTCGACTCGCGGGCGTGGGCAAGAGCTACGACGGCCACGGCTGGGCGCTGCGCGGCGTCGATCTCGAGGTGCGCTCGGGTTCGATCCTGGGACTCATCGGCCCCAACGGCGCCGGCAAGTCCACCGCGCTGCGGATGATCGCGACCGTGCTCGAGCCCAGCGAGGGCACCATCGAGATCGATGGGATCCGCCCCGACGACGCCGAGCGCCAGCAGGCGCTGCGCCGCCGCATCGGCTTCCTCGGCGACGGCAATCCCCTCTACAAGCAGCTGACCCCGCGGGAGTACCTCCGCTTCTTCGGCCAGTGCTTCCGCATGGACGAGGCTGCGCTCGCGCCGGCCATCGATCGCACGCTCGAGACCTTCGCGCTGCGCGGCAAGGCCGACGTGCCCGCCGGCGAGCTGTCCAAGGGCATGCGCCAGCGGCTGCTGATCGCGCGCTGCTTGCTGCATGCGCCCGACCTGCTGATCCTCGACGAGCCCGCCGACGGGCTCGACCCGCGCGGCCGCTCCGACCTGCGTCGCATCCTCGACGACGTCCGCCGACGCGGCGTCACCGTGGTGGTGTCATCCCACATCCTGCGGGAGCTCGACGATCTCTGCGACGAGGTCGCGATCCTGCAACAGGGCAAGATCGTCGTGAAGGGCCCGGTCGCGGACATCATCGACCGCTACGAGGTCGCACGCTTCGTGTACCAGCTGCGGGTGTTGCCCGGCGGTGTCGAGCCTGCGATCGCGGTGCTCGCCCGACACCGCGCACTCATCGAGTCGCAGGGCGAGGTCGACGAGCTGCCGGCCTTGAGCGTGCAGATCCACGGCGGCGAGGCCGGCATGGCCGACGTCCTCGCCGAGCTCGTCACCGCCGGTGTTCGCGTGGTGACCTGCAGTCGGGTTCGCAGTCGCCTCGAAGACGTCTACGATCGCCTGTCCGAAGACCGCGTGAACTAG
- a CDS encoding pyridoxal-phosphate dependent enzyme — MTIARHAAGPAAGPLASRLADAGDLRRYDWVDAPTPVERAAWLDAPGTRVWIKRDDASSPIYGGGKVRKLQWVLANAPYDDGRPILSVGGTGSHHLLALALFLRPLQRELHALVFEQTWTPHVRRNFAVLVSSGTRLWPVTTRARLPWAWLAYRLWRRPPILGVQMPAGASTALGCFGFVEAALELRAQIDAGVLPRPEVIYVTAGSAGTCAGLALGCALAGLPVTLQLVSSVEAWAFNRVMFGRMIGAAHEELRRRGLPEAQRGSAAGWLRECGIGIAIDHHEVGGGYGVPTPQAIAAESLAREHGLRLETTYTAKCLAALQRIEGAHRGRPRDVLWWNTHGGRDLSAEVDPDWRARSPIAIPDEG, encoded by the coding sequence ATGACGATTGCTCGACATGCCGCCGGACCCGCAGCGGGGCCGCTCGCGTCGCGCCTCGCCGATGCCGGTGATCTGCGGCGCTACGACTGGGTCGACGCGCCGACGCCGGTCGAGCGCGCAGCGTGGCTCGACGCTCCGGGCACGCGCGTGTGGATCAAGCGCGACGATGCCAGCAGCCCGATCTACGGCGGCGGCAAGGTCCGCAAGCTGCAGTGGGTGCTGGCCAATGCGCCCTACGACGACGGGCGACCGATTCTCTCGGTCGGCGGCACCGGCAGCCATCACCTGCTGGCGCTGGCGTTGTTCCTGCGACCGCTGCAGCGCGAGCTGCATGCGCTGGTGTTCGAGCAGACCTGGACACCGCACGTACGACGCAACTTCGCGGTGCTGGTGTCGAGCGGCACGCGGCTGTGGCCGGTGACGACGCGCGCGCGGCTGCCGTGGGCGTGGTTGGCCTATCGGCTGTGGCGGCGACCGCCGATCCTCGGCGTGCAGATGCCCGCCGGCGCCAGCACGGCGCTCGGTTGCTTCGGATTCGTCGAGGCCGCGCTCGAGCTGCGGGCGCAGATCGACGCCGGGGTGCTGCCGCGTCCCGAGGTGATCTACGTGACGGCGGGCTCGGCCGGGACCTGCGCCGGGCTCGCGCTGGGCTGCGCGCTCGCGGGGCTGCCGGTCACCTTGCAGCTGGTCTCGTCGGTCGAGGCGTGGGCCTTCAACCGCGTGATGTTCGGCCGCATGATCGGTGCCGCCCACGAGGAGCTGCGTCGCCGCGGTCTGCCCGAGGCGCAGCGGGGCTCGGCCGCCGGATGGCTGCGCGAGTGCGGCATCGGCATCGCGATCGATCACCACGAAGTCGGCGGCGGCTATGGCGTGCCGACGCCACAGGCGATCGCCGCGGAGTCGCTGGCGCGCGAGCACGGACTGCGGCTCGAGACCACGTACACCGCGAAGTGCCTCGCCGCGCTGCAGCGCATCGAGGGGGCCCACCGCGGCCGCCCGCGCGACGTCCTGTGGTGGAACACGCACGGCGGTCGCGATCTCTCGGCCGAGGTCGATCCCGACTGGCGCGCACGCAGCCCGATCGCGATTCCCGACGAGGGCTGA
- a CDS encoding GatB/YqeY domain-containing protein yields MSAPGIREHVLASGVLAWELCDPARRNPVGPATLAWICERASTLRGEVVLLRAQGHEVFCSGFDLEALAASAHAHATAFPDAPLGAAIAAMREADATFVAELDGHAVGAGVELACACDFRIARRGMTFEIPAARLGVVYRAEGLALLEHVFGATSTRQMVLLGARIDADAALRHGAVDRVVAADELADAVGELVAALTRSDPDALRGNRDRLRQHAGTSVVPDRRHDERRANAFARAGARLRATLPKAAATGLPLPTMAIKDEFEARTKQARRDRDEKTLNVIGMLKNKVLMELKSGSGASETDELWLSVISSYVKQLRKSIPEFEKAGDRGKQALEEVAFEVAFCEQFLPKRLGEPETEAIVRRIVAEHELAAQGPKATGKLMGLLMKQHRDELDGEITKVVVARVLGGG; encoded by the coding sequence GTGAGCGCGCCCGGGATCCGCGAGCACGTGCTCGCGTCCGGCGTGCTCGCATGGGAGCTCTGCGATCCCGCGCGACGCAACCCGGTCGGACCCGCGACGCTCGCGTGGATCTGCGAGCGCGCGTCGACGCTGCGCGGCGAGGTCGTGCTGCTGCGCGCGCAGGGGCACGAGGTGTTCTGCTCCGGCTTCGATCTCGAGGCGCTGGCGGCGAGCGCCCACGCCCACGCCACCGCGTTCCCCGACGCGCCGCTCGGCGCGGCGATCGCAGCGATGCGCGAGGCCGACGCCACGTTCGTCGCCGAGCTCGACGGCCACGCCGTCGGCGCGGGGGTCGAGCTCGCGTGCGCATGCGACTTCCGCATCGCGCGGCGCGGCATGACCTTCGAGATCCCCGCGGCGCGTCTGGGCGTGGTCTACCGGGCCGAAGGGCTCGCGTTGCTCGAGCACGTGTTCGGTGCCACGTCGACCCGACAGATGGTGCTGCTCGGCGCGCGCATCGACGCCGACGCGGCGCTTCGACACGGTGCGGTCGATCGCGTGGTCGCGGCCGACGAGCTCGCGGACGCGGTCGGCGAGCTGGTCGCCGCACTGACCCGCAGCGACCCCGATGCACTGCGGGGCAATCGCGACCGTCTGCGACAGCACGCGGGCACCAGCGTGGTCCCCGACCGGCGCCACGACGAGCGCCGTGCGAACGCCTTCGCTCGCGCGGGCGCACGCCTGCGCGCGACCCTTCCCAAGGCCGCCGCCACGGGACTACCCTTGCCGACCATGGCCATCAAGGACGAGTTCGAGGCGCGCACCAAGCAGGCCCGACGCGATCGCGACGAGAAGACGCTCAACGTCATCGGCATGCTCAAGAACAAGGTGCTGATGGAGCTCAAGTCCGGCTCGGGCGCCAGCGAGACCGACGAGCTGTGGCTCTCGGTGATCTCGAGCTACGTCAAGCAGCTGCGCAAGTCGATCCCCGAGTTCGAGAAGGCCGGCGACCGCGGCAAGCAGGCGCTCGAAGAGGTCGCGTTCGAGGTCGCCTTCTGCGAGCAGTTCCTGCCCAAGCGACTCGGTGAGCCCGAGACCGAGGCGATCGTGCGGCGCATCGTCGCCGAGCACGAGCTCGCCGCGCAGGGCCCCAAGGCCACCGGCAAGCTGATGGGCCTGCTCATGAAGCAACACCGCGACGAGCTCGACGGCGAGATCACCAAGGTCGTGGTCGCGCGCGTGCTCGGCGGCGGCTGA